Below is a window of Deinococcus aquaedulcis DNA.
CGGCACAATAAGAGGTATGGCAAACGTCGAGTCCTTTGATCTGGACCATACCCGGGTCCACGCGCCTTATATCCGGCTGGCTGGGGTCAAGACCACGCCCCGGGGCGACAGCATCAGCAAATATGATCTGCGGTTGCTGCAGCCCAACCAGGGTGTTATTGAGCCGGCTGCCCTTCACACGCTGGAGCACCTGCTCGCCGGTTACCTGCGCGACCACCTGCAGGATGTGGTGGATGTCTCGCCGATGGGCTGCCGCACTGGCCTTTATATGGCCGTGATTGGTGCGCCCAACGAGGAAGGGGTGCTGGAAGCTTTTCAGGCCGCCCTGCGAGACACGGCCGAGCATGACCGCCCCATTCCGGGTGTGAGCGAACTGGAGTGCGGCAACTACCAGGACCATGATCTGGCAACCGCCCGGCAGCTGGCCCGCACGGCGCTGGACCAGGGCCTGAAGGTTCAGGAGACGGTGCTGATCCAGCGCTAAGGGCATCCGAGGGAAAAGGCGGCGGCCGTCAGGCTGCCGCTTTGCTCGTTCCAGACGGCATTTTTTCAGGGGGCATTCAAGCCGAAAGGAGAGGCGAACAGAAGGTGTTGACAAGTTCAGGGAAGGCCTGTATCTTTTCTGAGCCTCAAGCGAGGCGGGACGCATGACAACCGATGAACGCGAGCGAGAAATT
It encodes the following:
- a CDS encoding S-ribosylhomocysteine lyase encodes the protein MANVESFDLDHTRVHAPYIRLAGVKTTPRGDSISKYDLRLLQPNQGVIEPAALHTLEHLLAGYLRDHLQDVVDVSPMGCRTGLYMAVIGAPNEEGVLEAFQAALRDTAEHDRPIPGVSELECGNYQDHDLATARQLARTALDQGLKVQETVLIQR